Genomic segment of candidate division KSB1 bacterium:
TGCTTTTTACAGAAATTTCTAGCAAAAAGGTTGAAGTTGACTTTGACGGCGGTGAGGTCAGTTCGGATGCAGGCGTCCTTTTTCTTCGTGAAACTGAATCCGATATTGGTATTATTAATAAAGTTACCGGAGCCATTGTTGATAACCGACATCCAAGTTATGTCAAACATGAGGTTGTTGATCTTTTAACCCAACG
This window contains:
- a CDS encoding transposase is translated as MLFTEISSKKVEVDFDGGEVSSDAGVLFLRETESDIGIINKVTGAIVDNRHPSYVKHEVVDLLTQR